In Flavobacterium sp. CS20, a single window of DNA contains:
- a CDS encoding helix-turn-helix domain-containing protein, whose product MKSKKEQRRKKSYQKVTLETKLLVVDQIVNGQLSRKVASKKYDVPRTTISYWLRIYSTLAQQKIGMSKNQEIKKLKEKIEELEFVKDFQQDIIADMEIITGVDMAKKSLPKTLAKEIERKKKDRIKENGSMDVLGSLNKPSTNDLKPNKNNK is encoded by the coding sequence ATGAAATCAAAAAAAGAACAACGGCGAAAAAAAAGCTACCAAAAAGTAACTTTAGAAACCAAATTATTAGTTGTTGACCAAATCGTAAACGGTCAGCTCTCAAGAAAAGTCGCCTCAAAGAAATATGATGTTCCTCGGACAACTATTTCCTACTGGCTAAGAATTTATAGTACCTTAGCCCAACAAAAAATAGGTATGAGTAAAAATCAAGAAATCAAGAAATTAAAAGAAAAGATCGAAGAACTGGAGTTCGTTAAAGACTTTCAGCAAGACATCATTGCTGATATGGAAATCATTACAGGAGTGGATATGGCAAAAAAGTCGTTGCCCAAAACATTAGCAAAAGAGATAGAGCGAAAGAAGAAAGACCGTATAAAAGAAAATGGCTCTATGGATGTTTTGGGATCACTAAACAAGCCTTCTACAAACGACTTAAAGCCCAACAAAAACAACAAATAG